Proteins encoded together in one Solanum lycopersicum chromosome 7, SLM_r2.1 window:
- the LOC101268010 gene encoding transcription factor JUNGBRUNNEN 1-like isoform X2, giving the protein MINFKKMSEKRVEKMENTIVCESKIKNSDDDEENDLLLPGFRFHPTDEELVGFYLKRKVENKRIKLDLIKEVDIYKHDPWDLPMMGRVGDNKEWYFFSMRGRKYKNSVRPNRVTGSGFWKATGIDKPVHSQSNELCIGLKKSLVYYRGSAGKGTKTDWMMHEFRLPPIWKTNTSNGQHLPNLKNIAAEAEVWTLCRIFKRISNYKRFTPDWKQQQPVVKQSFVDTSSKACSVQSEISDDQSNNVINFKKMAFPQKSIMNASCGGNLNYQVDQRNSYYNNSQLITTMPDQSPFTSSNSIFWNTRAEDQEYLFSHGNWDELKSVVDLAIDPRSLFGFK; this is encoded by the exons atgattaattttaaaaaaatgagtgaaaaaagagtagaaaaaatggaaaatacTATAGTATGTGAGAGTAAGATAAAAAatagtgatgatgatgaagaaaatGATTTGTTGCTTCCTGGTTTTCGATTTCATCCAACAGATGAAGAGCTTGTAGGGTTTTATCTTAAACGCAAAGtggaaaataaaagaatcaaacTTGATCTTATCAAAGAGGTTGATATTTATAAACATGATCCTTGGGATCTTCCAA TGATGGGCAGAGTAGGTGATAATAAGGAATGGTATTTCTTCAGCATGAGAGGAAGAAAGTACAAAAACAGTGTAAGACCAAATAGAGTAACAGGATCTGGTTTTTGGAAAGCAACAGGAATTGATAAGCCTGTTCATTCACAAAGCAATGAGCTGTGCATTGGCCTCAAAAAATCATTAGTATATTATAGGGGAAGTGCTGGAAAAGGTACTAAAACTGATTGGATGATGCATGAGTTTCGTCTACCGCCTATTTGGAAGACGAATACTTCAAATGGACAACACCTCCCGAATCTCAAGAACATTGCTGCTGAAGCT GAAGTTTGGACTCTCTGCAGAATATTCAAAAGGATTTCCAATTACAAAAGATTCACACCAGATTGGAAGCAGCAGCAGCCAGTTGTTAAACAAAGTTTCGTTGACACAAGTTCTAAGGCATGCAGTGTTCAATCCGAAATCAGTGATGATCAATCCAATAATGTCatcaatttcaaaaagatgGCATTTCCACAAAAGAGCATTATGAATGCATCATGTGGAGGAAATTTAAACTATCAAGTTGATCAAAGAAACAGTTACTACAATAATAGCCAACTAATTACGACCATGCCTGATCAATCGCCATTCACATCATCAAATTCAATCTTTTGGAACACACGTGCTGAAGATCAGGAGTATTTGTTTAGTCATGGAAACTGGGATGAGCTCAAATCTGTCGTTGATTTAGCCATTGATCCTCGTAGTCTCTTTGGATTTAAATAA
- the LOC101268010 gene encoding transcription factor JUNGBRUNNEN 1-like isoform X1 → MINFKKMSEKRVEKMENTIVCESKIKNSDDDEENDLLLPGFRFHPTDEELVGFYLKRKVENKRIKLDLIKEVDIYKHDPWDLPKVMGRVGDNKEWYFFSMRGRKYKNSVRPNRVTGSGFWKATGIDKPVHSQSNELCIGLKKSLVYYRGSAGKGTKTDWMMHEFRLPPIWKTNTSNGQHLPNLKNIAAEAEVWTLCRIFKRISNYKRFTPDWKQQQPVVKQSFVDTSSKACSVQSEISDDQSNNVINFKKMAFPQKSIMNASCGGNLNYQVDQRNSYYNNSQLITTMPDQSPFTSSNSIFWNTRAEDQEYLFSHGNWDELKSVVDLAIDPRSLFGFK, encoded by the exons atgattaattttaaaaaaatgagtgaaaaaagagtagaaaaaatggaaaatacTATAGTATGTGAGAGTAAGATAAAAAatagtgatgatgatgaagaaaatGATTTGTTGCTTCCTGGTTTTCGATTTCATCCAACAGATGAAGAGCTTGTAGGGTTTTATCTTAAACGCAAAGtggaaaataaaagaatcaaacTTGATCTTATCAAAGAGGTTGATATTTATAAACATGATCCTTGGGATCTTCCAA AAGTGATGGGCAGAGTAGGTGATAATAAGGAATGGTATTTCTTCAGCATGAGAGGAAGAAAGTACAAAAACAGTGTAAGACCAAATAGAGTAACAGGATCTGGTTTTTGGAAAGCAACAGGAATTGATAAGCCTGTTCATTCACAAAGCAATGAGCTGTGCATTGGCCTCAAAAAATCATTAGTATATTATAGGGGAAGTGCTGGAAAAGGTACTAAAACTGATTGGATGATGCATGAGTTTCGTCTACCGCCTATTTGGAAGACGAATACTTCAAATGGACAACACCTCCCGAATCTCAAGAACATTGCTGCTGAAGCT GAAGTTTGGACTCTCTGCAGAATATTCAAAAGGATTTCCAATTACAAAAGATTCACACCAGATTGGAAGCAGCAGCAGCCAGTTGTTAAACAAAGTTTCGTTGACACAAGTTCTAAGGCATGCAGTGTTCAATCCGAAATCAGTGATGATCAATCCAATAATGTCatcaatttcaaaaagatgGCATTTCCACAAAAGAGCATTATGAATGCATCATGTGGAGGAAATTTAAACTATCAAGTTGATCAAAGAAACAGTTACTACAATAATAGCCAACTAATTACGACCATGCCTGATCAATCGCCATTCACATCATCAAATTCAATCTTTTGGAACACACGTGCTGAAGATCAGGAGTATTTGTTTAGTCATGGAAACTGGGATGAGCTCAAATCTGTCGTTGATTTAGCCATTGATCCTCGTAGTCTCTTTGGATTTAAATAA